From the Longimicrobiaceae bacterium genome, the window CGTTGCCCACGAGGTTGGCGAGGACGCGCCGAAGCAGGGCTCCGTCCGCGTGCACGGCCAAGTCCGGCTCCGCATCTACCGACACGCTGGACCCGGCCTGCTCGGCGCGCACGGCCCACTGCGCCGCCGTCTCGTCCAGCAGCGCGCGCACGGGCACGTCTCGCGGCTCCAGGTGCAGCCGCGACTCTTCCAGGCGTGAGAGGTCGAGCAGGTTGTCGATGAGGAGGAGCACGTCGGCGCCGCGCTGGTGCGCGTCGGCGAAAAGGCGCTGCTGCGGCTCGGTGAGGACGCCCAGGTCGCCGTCGACCGCCATCTCCAGCGTGCCCAGCATGGCCGAGAGGGGGGACTTGAGGTCGTGCACGACCATGCGCGTCAGGTCGTCGCGCAGCTCCTCCAGCTCGCGCAGCTTGCGGTACTGGCGGTCGAGCTGGTCGTTGGCCGCCTTGAGCCGCAGCAGGGAGCGGACGCGGGCGACCAGGATGGAGCGGTTGAAGGGCTTGGTGAGGAAGTCGTCGCCCCCCGCCTCGATCGCCTCCACCTTGTCCTCGCTGTCCGACAGCGCGGTGACGAAGACGACGGGGATGCCGGACGTGGCGGGGTCCGCCTTGAGCCGGCGGCACACCTCGTAGCCGTTCATCCCCGGCATCATCACGTCCAGCAGGACGAGGTCGGGCTTGCGCTCGCGGGCGGCGAGCAGCGCCGCCTCGCCGCCCAGGGCGCCGGCGACGCGGTAGTCCAGCGCCTCCAGCAGGTCGCAGAGCAGCTCGACGTTGATGGGGTCGTCGTCTACGACCAGCAGGAGGGGGGAATCGGCTGCCGCCGCGCTCACCGCCCCAGCAGGGTCAGGGAGAGGGAGAGCCGCCAGTACGACTCGTCGAACGCTGCGCCCGCGGCGCGCTTGCCGCGCTCGCCCGTGAAGTCCACCAGCGCGGCGCCCCCCGCCAGGCGCGCGCCCAGCCCGGCGCTCAGCGCCTTCTCGGTGGGGAACTCGCCGGCGGTGGTCGCCGTGCCCCAGGCGAAGGGAAGCTCCGTCCAGCGTCCGCCAACCCGCAGCGGCAGGTTGCGCCCGCCCAGCGAGAAGCCGCCGAACTCCACGCCCGCCGAGGCGCTGCGCAGGTCGCGCGCACCGCCGGACGCCACCAGCGCGTCACTCGCCTTGGACCACTGCATCCACCGCCCGGCCACGGCCAGGGTAGTGTTGGGCGCCACGCGCCCGCTGGCGCCGAGGTCGACCGCGATGGGGCGCGGGTAGGTACGGTTCGCCGCCAGAGTGTCGGACCCTGCGTCGGCCCTGATGTGGCCTCCGCCCGCGACCGCGACCGAGAGGTTGACCGGCTCCACTGGGTTCCAGCGCACGCCGCCCGCGAAGCCCACGCCGCCGTACGACCAGTCGGTGCCGTACACCGTGGCCGCGAGCGTGCTGGCGCTGTCGGTGAAGG encodes:
- a CDS encoding response regulator, which translates into the protein MSAAAADSPLLLVVDDDPINVELLCDLLEALDYRVAGALGGEAALLAARERKPDLVLLDVMMPGMNGYEVCRRLKADPATSGIPVVFVTALSDSEDKVEAIEAGGDDFLTKPFNRSILVARVRSLLRLKAANDQLDRQYRKLRELEELRDDLTRMVVHDLKSPLSAMLGTLEMAVDGDLGVLTEPQQRLFADAHQRGADVLLLIDNLLDLSRLEESRLHLEPRDVPVRALLDETAAQWAVRAEQAGSSVSVDAEPDLAVHADGALLRRVLANLVGN